In Harpia harpyja isolate bHarHar1 chromosome Z, bHarHar1 primary haplotype, whole genome shotgun sequence, a single window of DNA contains:
- the RUSC2 gene encoding AP-4 complex accessory subunit RUSC2 isoform X3 produces MDSPPKLTGETLIVHHIPLVHCQVPDRQCCSVSKRTNPFCQPELSITRTSALPDRDLSQTDSLVYSSFLQTSETSAEASDKKEGKARDLIVPSASKRHNPFLLSEGEDLSFFGDDLGQKSFHLHNSLVAGKPPFHLHELALPPFHLHDSKHIVKSWNMASRSGVVDGQEDKISSDDVQKRNNANRCHHASERMELDECSCHRGSSSSFSFDGGDQEWNQNTGELLRNQDALHSRTCSCSSSELQHCRCYSSSSQSEVIDQQMGYISDSSCNSSDGVLVNFSALYNKMNGQSRSNLNSANLSCDSSFCSHSDTGAFYLDLHSSPTESKMSCESHHPESSGKVCGCQHSSSPVLDANCNSYHLHCEPCASESSDLTACLQSQARLVVATQNYYKLVTCDLSSQSSPSPAGSSITSCSEDHTKGSPAQPTEYYLFRRPDLRQEESNVECSEEEAKGESAQNMIEGQVYVNVSPPNLNTSRQRSRSYDQNLDRSPSSRLGSLERMVSCPVKLSESPAIPIQSSPPKRVTSFAELAKGRKKNGTSPPLRSSGDSSLEFSPIPETQRDCPTFLEERARRSQSLPPMPFVHGLNRSCEGFCLNHAFGDSQALSSTKDSVSGEKVPSGHGAGEQASLSLLTEADASFSGGSASGHGQRGARARADGGGTDSKPVVRYSKDQRPTTLPIQPFVFQHHFSKPPKARALHSHFASSLSQLYSLSSNRSASQQISSNSQSSASATLAEQAVVAGSQAHSTLLTQRSADGAASRNDGCIKKPAPETTRPSPLGSYSPVRCNVPFFQSVDSSSSPTAERAGESQPPRSRSCPISASLLPTRSSPAVSAMQPSQATKADALRQKENAKPVPKKEAPLEPSPPLSEYRLHTGSLPPLSVGGMPVSRVGSHTDPHWRSGGETSSSGPLSSMGIRPLNGQSMRQLQLTYTDFFPDYFSLAEKPPAEFCLSPDGNTESISIDLLQKKGLVKAINTAVDLIVAHFGTSRDPGVKAKLGNSSVSPNVGHLILKYLCPAVRDILSDGLKAYVLDMIIGQRRNIPWSVVEASTQLGPSTKLLHSLYSKISQYMELTNHTMRFNAFIFGLLNIRSLEFWFNHLYNHEDIILAHYQPVGFLCLSHSVCQPLFEELLLLLQPLSLLPFNLDLLFEHHLMQMGKEQQQQKELLRVKQDLLLSAHSTLQLMRTRGSSEDPDGCSTAPEACKASARDGDISPGHSPQQAASERVKGVGASCGDGDREEEGRKTQESAWEGKKDKQAGWWYQLMQSSQIYIEGSAEGSKFIRYEKKKKALNTVPRSAETRKAPPPREGVVEGAEACPIAEGTLEERPKAASKPSPETMEEPLEKPQQVLVGEEVKERSWPFWMGSPPDSVLTELKHSKEKETGTQQRVGTAAAASREESSTSASEGSQPIKWGHLFGSRKVQKEHRQPNRLPSGWLSLDKSVFQLVAQTVGASMWREAAPEPEPPQPEPPEVAPAAQPARGLSPHPPCDVKALCHHIATEAGQLSFNKGDILQVISKVDGDWLQCSLGSEKGLVPIMYVTHPEDEDY; encoded by the exons ATGGATAGTCCACCCAAACTGACTGGTGAGACGCTGATTGTCCATCACATTCCCCTGGTGCATTGCCAGGTCCCCGACAGACAGTGCTGCTCCGTGAGCAAAAGGACCAATCCCTTCTGCCAGCCAGAGCTCAGCATTACACGGACCTCTGCCCTTCCAGACAGAGACCTTTCACAGACTGACTCCCTGGTGTACAGCAGCTTTCTCCAGACCTCCGAAACCTCAGCAGAGGCCTCAGACAAGAAAGAAGGCAAAGCAAGGGATTTGATTGTCCCTAGTGCCAGCAAGCGACACAACCCTTTCCTGCTGAGTGAGGGTGAAGACCTCAGCTTCTTTGGGGATGACTTGGGTCAAAAATCTTTCCATCTTCACAACTCACTTGTGGCTGGCAAACCTCCCTTTCATCTGCACGAGCTGGCCTTGCCCCCTTTCCACCTCCACGACTCCAAGCACATTGTGAAATCCTGGAACATGGCTAGCCGGTCCGGTGTGGTAGACGGGCAAGAGGACAAAATCAGCAGTGACGACGTCCAGAAGAGGAACAACGCAAACAGGTGTCACCACGCCTCAGAACGCATGGAGCTGGATGAATGCAGCTGCCATCGTGGCAGCTCCTCCAGCTTCTCCTTCGACGGTGGTGACCAGGAGTGGAACCAGAACACGGGTGAATTGCTGAGGAATCAGGATGCCCTGCACAGCCGGACATGCAGCTGTTCCAGTTCGGAGCTCCAGCACTGTCGCTGCTACAGTTCATCAAGTCAGTCTGAGGTGATTGACCAACAGATGGGCTACATCAGTGACTCTTCCTGCAACAGCTCTGATGGGGTGCTGGTGAACTTCAGTGCTCTCTACAACAAAATGAATGGTCAGTCTCGATCTAACCTGAATTCAGCCAACCTGTCCTGTGACTCTTCCTTCTGCAGCCACTCGGACACAGGAGCTTTTTACCTGGATTTGCATTCATCACCCACAGAATCCAAGATGTCTTGCGAGTCGCATCACCCAGAGAGTTCAGGGAAGGTGTGTGGGTGTCAACACTCCTCCTCACCTGTTCTTGATGCTAACTGCAACTCCTACCACCTCCACTGTGAGCCTTGTGCTTCAGAGAGCTCAGACCTCACTGCCTGCTTACAGAGCCAAGCACGGCTTGTTGTGGCTACTCAGAATTACTATAAGTTAGTCACATGTGACTTGTCTTCCCAGTCATCCCCCAGCCCGGCAGGATCTTCCATAACTAGCTGCTCAGAAGACCATACCAAAGGTAGTCCAGCCCAGCCCACTGAATACTATCTGTTCAGAAGGCCTGACCTGAGACAAGAAGAAAGCAACGTGGAGTGCAGTGAAGAGGAGGCAAAGGGAGAATCCGCCCAAAACATGATTGAGGGTCAGGTCTATGTGAACGTGTCACCACCTAACCTCAACACAAGCCGGCAGCGCTCCAGGAGCTATGACCAGAACCTGGACAGGAgtcccagcagcaggctgggctcCTTGGAGCGCATGGTAAGCTGTCCGGTCAAGCTGAGTGAAAGTCCAGCAATACCTATCCAGAGTTCTCCCCCGAAACGAGTGACATCTTTTGCTGAACTGGCTAAAGGCCGGAAAAAGAATGGCACCTCCCCACCACTCCGGTCCAGTGGTGATTCCTCCTTGGAGTTCTCTCCTATCCCTGAGACACAGCGGGATTGCCCAACCTTCCTTGAAGAAAGAGCTCGCCGCAGCCAGAGTCTTCCACCCATGCCTTTCGTCCATGGCCTGAACCGGAGCTGCGAGGGCTTCTGTTTGAATCATGCTTTTGGGGACAGCCAGGCTTTGAGTTCCACCAAAGACTCGGTCTCCGGTGAGAAGGTCCCCAGTGGGCATGGGGCAGGTGAGCAagcctctctctccctgctgacGGAGgcagatgccagcttctcaggtgGCTCTGCCAGTGGCCACGGACAAAGAGGTGCTAGAGCCCGAGCAGACG GTGGTGGCACAGACAGCAAGCCTGTGGTACGCTACAGCAAGGACCAGCGTCCCACGACTCTGCCCATCCAGCCCTTTGTTTTCCAGCACCATTTCAGCAAGCCACCCAAGGCTCGTGCCCTGCACAGCCATTTTGCTTCCAGCCTTTCCCAACTCTACAGCTTGTCCAGCAACCGGTCTGCCAGCCAGCAGATCTCCTCCAATTCCCAGTCCTCAGCCTCGGCCACCTTGGCAGAGCAGGCGGTGGTGGCGGGGAGCCAAGCCCACAGCACGCTCCTGACCCAACGTTCAGCGGATGGAGCTGCCTCCCGCAATGATGGCTGCATTAAGAAGCCTGCACCGGAGACAACCCGGCCGTCCCCCCTGGGGAGTTACTCTCCTGTGCGATGCAACGTGCCTTTCTTTCAAAGCGTGGActcctcttcctcacccaccGCGGAGAGAGCTGGAGAGAGCCAGCCCCCCAGGAGCAGGTCCTGCCCCATCTCCGCCAGCCTGCTTCCCACGAGGTCTTCCCCGGCTGTCAGTGCCATGCAGCCCTCCCAAGCCACCAAAGCTGATGCCCTGAGGCAAAAGGAGAACGCCAAGCCGGTTCCCAAGAAGGAGGCACCGCTGGAGCCAAGCCCACCACTCTCTGAGTACCGGCTCCACACTGGGTCCCTCCCGCCCCTCTCGGTGGGTGGTATGCCTGTGAGCAGAGTAGGAAGccacacagatccccactggagAAGTGGCGGTGAGACGAGCAGCTCTGGTCCCTTGAGCAGCATGGGAATACGGCCCCTCAATG GACAGTCTATGAGGCAACTCCAGCTTACCTACACTGACTTCTTCCCTGACTACTTCTCACTAGCAGAGAAACCCCCCGCTGAGTTCTGCCTCTCCCCAGATGGCAACACAGAGTCCATCTCCATCGATTTGCTGCAGAAGAAGG GTCTGGTGAAGGCAATCAACACTGCTGTTGACCTGATTGTGGCTCACTTTGGAACCAGCAGAGATCCCGGGGTGAAG GCCAAACTTGGGAACAGCTCCGTGAGCCCCAATGTGGGGCATCTCATCCTGAAATACCTGTGCCCTGCTGTCCGGGACATTCTGAGTGACGGGCTCAAGGCTTACGTCCTGGACATGATCATTGGCCAGAGGAGGAACATCCCCTGGAGCGTGGTGGAGGCATCCACCCAGCTAG GCCCCTCTACCAAGTTGCTGCACAGCCTCTATAGCAAGATCAGCCAGTACATGGAGCTCACCAACCACACCATGAGGTTCAACGCATTCATCTTTGGCCTCCTCAA TATCCGGTCCTTGGAGTTCTGGTTCAACCACCTCTACAACCATGAAG ATATCATCCTGGCACACTACCAGCCAGTGGGCTTCTTGTGCCTGTCTCACAGCGTGTGCCAACCTCTTTTCGAGGAGCTcttgctcctgctccagcctctctccctgctgcccttCAACCTAGACCTCCTTTTCGAGCACCACCTGATGCAGATgggcaaagagcagcagcagcaaaaggagcTGCTGCGTGTGAAGCAAGACCTGCTGCTTTCCGCACACTCCACCCTGCAGCTGATGCGGACGCGGGGCAGCAGTGAGGATCCCGACGGCTGCAGCACTGCCCCCGAAGCATGCAAAGCGAGTGCCAGAGATGGTGACATCTCGCCAGGCCACAGCCCCCAGCAAGCTGCGAGTGAGAGGGTCAAGGGGGTGGGTGCCTCCTGCGGAGATGGCGAcagggaggaagaggggaggaagacGCAAGAGAGCgcgtgggaggggaagaaggacaAGCAGGCAGGCTGGTGGTACCAGCTCATGCAGAGCTCTCAGATTTACAttgagggctcggctgaaggCTCAAAGTTCATCCGCtatgagaagaagaagaaggctTTGAATACTGTGCCTAGGTCAGCAGAGACCCGCAAGGCACCACCCCCCCGCGAAGGGGTTGTGGAGGGTGCGGAGGCTTGCCCCATTGCTGAGGGCACCTTGGAGGAGAGGCCCAAGGCTGCCAGCAAGCCAAGTCCTGAAACCATGGAAGAGCCCTTGGAAAAGCCCCAGCAGGTACTGGTTGGCGAAGAGGTGAAGGAGCGGAGCTGGCCCTTCTGGATGGGCAGCCCCCCAGACTCGGTGCTTACAGAGCTGAAGCACAGCAAGGAGAAGGAGACTGGGACTCAGCAAAGagtgggaacagcagcagcagcctcccgAGAGGAGAGCAGCACCAGTGCATCAGAGGGCAGCCAGCCCATCAAGTGGGGACACTTGTTTGGGTCCAGGAAGGTGCAGAAAGAGCACAGGCAGCCTAACAG GTTGCCCTCTGGCTGGCTGAGCTTGGACAAGTCTGTCTTCCAGCTGGTGGCCCAGACGGTCGGAGCAAGCATGTGGCGAGAAGCAGCTCCTGAGCCGGAGCCCCCCCAGCCAGAGCCACCTGAAGTGGCCCCCGCGGCGCAGCCAGCCCGGGGGCTGTCTCCCCACCCTCCCTG TGACGTGAAAGCTCTTTGCCATCACATTGCCACCGAGGCAGGACAGCTGAGCTTCAATAAAGGGGATATCCTGCAGGTCATCTCCAAAGTGGATGGTGACTGGCTGCAGTGCAGCCTCGGCTCCGAGAAGGGACTAGTGCCCATCATGTACGTCACCCACCCGGAGGACGAGGACTATTGA